One region of Triticum aestivum cultivar Chinese Spring chromosome 6B, IWGSC CS RefSeq v2.1, whole genome shotgun sequence genomic DNA includes:
- the LOC123136504 gene encoding protein JASON: MGCFLSCFRGRPDPASRALHDPLVRKTRLGDAFLDDHHDDGTAKLEENRTPKEDLGNDGGVDDDLRREANYLKSCGTISETPPEILKASNQVEEEEITECNETSNNAEENKEALVSENKDYLSEGFNSDGHDGALKHDQDTNEGTDDHATEVESAPRSSSQERSSDQIIRNQNPDRSDSPFPTPLVLRDDIQTPGFTTHQGNFKPGKRGRASKQFVYPVLRPIENKLQWTELRDESSPVVASHPPKRRYLSADSTENEKPQQQTLPSSVNANTELSSESAPFLFHAGRKEQHAQEVTPPEEPRDENVNQQQLVGGGVGELMSKSSENGKHGVASLSCWLKTSCADGEGQTGRQLGFGSVDLSDVPIFVASGLNWDIENNPTPMLPKAWDGNGIPNTTTKYKEDQRVSWHATPFEERLMKVLSDEKPHHQRKISGKLIHLEEDAVESPASATASS, translated from the exons ATGGGCTGCTTCCTCTCCTGCTTCCGCGGCCGCCCCGACCCGGCCAGCCGGGCCCTCCAC GATCCGCTCGTGCGCAAGACCCGCCTCGGGGACGCCTTCCTGGACGACCACCACGACGACGGCACGGCGA AGCTTGAGGAGAACCGGACGCCCAAGGAGGATCTCGGGAACGACGGAGGGGTCGACGACGACCTCAGGCGAGAG GCAAATTATCTAAAATCTTGTGGCACAATATCAGAAACCCCTCCAGAAATTCTGAAAGCGTCAAACCAAGTCGAAGAGGAAGAAATTACTGAG TGCAATGAGACGTCCAACAATGCAGAGGAAAATAAAGAGGCCCTGGTGTCTGAAAATAAGGATTACTTATCTGAAGG GTTCAACTCCGACGGGCACGATGGTGCTTTGAAACATGACCAGGACACCAACGAAGGCACTGACGACCATGCCACTGAGGTTGAATCAGCGCCGAGATCTTCATCGCAGGAAAGGTCTTCAGACCAGATCATCAGGAACCAGAATCCTGATCGTAGCGACTCGCCTTTCCCCACCCCTCTGGTTCTGAGGGACGACATCCAGACCCCTGGATTCACCACACACCAGGGGAACTTCAAGCCTGGGAAGCGCGGGAGAGCCAGCAAGCAGTTCGTCTATCCTGTCCTGAGACCCATCGAGAACAAGCTGCAGTGGACGGAGCTGAGAGACGAGTCCTCCCCCGTGGTCGCCTCTCATCCTCCCAAGAGAAGGTACCTGTCTGCAGATTCCACCGAGAACGAGAAGCCTCAGCAGCAAACCCTTCCAAGCTCAGTGAATGCAAACACGGAACTGTCATCAGAGTCTGCGCCATTTCTGTTCCATGCCGGCAGAAAAGAGCAGCACGCTCAAGAGGTGACGCCTCCAGAGGAACCCAGGGATGAGAATGTCAACCAGCAGCAGCTTGTGGGCGGCGGCGTCGGAGAGCTGATGAGTAAGAGCTCGGAGAACGGGAAGCATGGCGTGGCCAGCCTGTCCTGCTGGCTCAAGACTTCGTGTGCTGATGGTGAGGGCCAAACTGGACGGCAGCTGGGCTTCGGGAGCGTCGATCTCAGTGACGTGCCCATCTTTGTGGCCTCTGGGCTGAACTGGGACATTGAGAACAACCCTACCCCGATGCTGCCCAAGGCCTGGGACGGCAATGGGATCCCCAACACCACCACCAAGTACAAAGAG GACCAGAGAGTGAGCTGGCATGCCACGCCCTTTGAGGAGAGGCTGATGAAAGTGTTGTCCGATGAGAAACCGCACCATCAGAG GAAAATCAGTGGGAAGCTGATCCACCTGGAGGAGGACGCGGTAGAGAGCCCGGCAAGTGCGACTGCTTCCTCGTGA